DNA from Mesorhizobium sp. B2-1-1:
CAACATCCGCACCGACCTGACCGGCGCCCGGTCGAACATCGTCGAGGCGGCGCGGCAAGCCTTTGTCGCGGCTGGCCAGGATCCGGACCTGATCCCGCAAACACCGGCCATTCTCGGCCTCGCCGGCGCCAATGTCGGCACCTACCGGCAGCAGCTCGAGGCGATCCTGCCGTTCAGCACCAGCCGCGTCGAAACCGATGCCGAAATCGCGCTGGAAGGCGCAGTCGGTTCCGGCGACGGCGCCATGGCGATCCTCGGCACCGGCACCGCCTACATGGCGCGCAAGAACGGCAAGTCGCGTGCCATCGGCGGCTGGGGCTTCCAGGTCGGCGACCAGGGCAGCGGCGCCCGCATCGGCCGCGACCTGCTCGAACAGACCCTGCTTGCCCATGATGGCGTGCGAGCGCGCACGCCGCTGACCGATAGCATGATGGCCGTGTTCCGCGACAATCCGGAGGATGTGGTCGAGTTCACCACCAATGCCAAGCCCGGCGATTTCGGCGGCTTCGCCCCCAAAGTGTTCGAACATGCCGAAAAAGGCGACGCGGTCGCCAACTGGATCCTCGACAAGGCGGTCGCCGATGTCGAGGCCTCGCTTGGCGCGCTGGAGTTGGCGGCAGACGCGCCGCTCTGCCTGCTCGGCGGGCTGGCGCCGCTCTACGCGCCGCGCTTGTCTGCACGCTATCGGGCGCTGCTTCGGGAGCCGCTCGACGATGCGCTCGGCGGCGCCGTGCAGATGGCGGTCCGCCTGTTCGCGCCGAGGGGAGCGGCTCGATGAGCGACGCCGCCGACCAGATCTTCGCCGCGCTGAAACAGTCCTCGCAAAGCGGTGCGCCGCTCTACCTGCAACTGCGCAAAAGCATTGAGGATGCCGTCAATCGCGGTCTGATCGGGCCCGGCGACGCGCTGCCTTCCGAGCGCGACATCGCCATCAAGGCCGATATTTCGCGTGTCACCGTGCGTAAGGCGGTGCAGGACCTCGTCAAGGGCGGCATCCTGGTCCAGCGCCACGGCTCCGGCACCTTCGTGGCGCCGCGCATGGAGCGGGTCGAGCAGTCGCTGTCGCGGCTGACCTCCTTCACCGAGGACATGGCGCGGCGCGGCATGGTTGTGCGCTCGGCCTGGCTCGACCGCGGCCTTTACGCGCCCTCGCCCGACGAGATGATGGTGCTTGGCCTGTCGTCGAACGAATTGGTGGCGCGCGTGGCGCGCCTGCGCATCGCCAACGACACGCCGCTGGCGATCGAGCGCGCCTCGCTGTCGGCCAGCGTGCTGCCGGACCCCGCTGGAATTGGCTCCTCGCTCTACGCAGCCCTGGAATTG
Protein-coding regions in this window:
- a CDS encoding GntR family transcriptional regulator, encoding MSDAADQIFAALKQSSQSGAPLYLQLRKSIEDAVNRGLIGPGDALPSERDIAIKADISRVTVRKAVQDLVKGGILVQRHGSGTFVAPRMERVEQSLSRLTSFTEDMARRGMVVRSAWLDRGLYAPSPDEMMVLGLSSNELVARVARLRIANDTPLAIERASLSASVLPDPAGIGSSLYAALELTGNRPVRAVQRISAANLGDGDARLLEVPPGIAGLHIERISYLASGKVIEFTRSIYRGDAYDFVAELRLTGPSEEGRP
- a CDS encoding N-acetylglucosamine kinase, whose amino-acid sequence is MKFVLGIDGGGTSCRAALAMADGTVLGRAKSGAANIRTDLTGARSNIVEAARQAFVAAGQDPDLIPQTPAILGLAGANVGTYRQQLEAILPFSTSRVETDAEIALEGAVGSGDGAMAILGTGTAYMARKNGKSRAIGGWGFQVGDQGSGARIGRDLLEQTLLAHDGVRARTPLTDSMMAVFRDNPEDVVEFTTNAKPGDFGGFAPKVFEHAEKGDAVANWILDKAVADVEASLGALELAADAPLCLLGGLAPLYAPRLSARYRALLREPLDDALGGAVQMAVRLFAPRGAAR